A genomic region of Plasmodium falciparum 3D7 genome assembly, chromosome: 11 contains the following coding sequences:
- a CDS encoding rifin, protein MKIHYINILLFELPLNILIYNQRNHKSTTHHTLKIPITRLLCECELYAPSNYDNDPEMKEVMEIFDRQTSERFHEYDERMKTTRQKCKDKCDKEIQKIILKDKLEKELNEKFLTLQTDIQNDAIPTCVCEKSLADKVEKGCLRCGSILGAAMPEVGSIGGGLLYALNAWKPKALEAAIAAAKELAITEATNAGVKTVVSEINKLLAKFKQHEILFELKPIVNKSNFSCGSSLFQRAEELASKSCVAQPNGSYTSFCNTILNGEKTTFKPFAQAGANTYEKTLTTETPVLQARYTAAVKTAYGGYQTAIIASIVAIVVIVLIMVIIYLILRYRRKKKMKKKLQYIKLLEE, encoded by the exons atgaaaatccattatattaatatattattgtttgagcttccattaaatatattg atatataatcaAAGGAACCATAAAAGCACCACACATCATACATTAAAAATACCAATCACTAGATTATTATGCGAATGCGAATTATACGCACCATCTAACTATGACAACGATCCTGAAATGAAAGAAGTGATGGAAATTTTCGATCGTCAAACCTCAGAAAGGTTTCATGAATATGACGAAAGGATGAAAACTACACGCCAAAAATGTAAAGATAAATGTGACAAGGAAatccaaaaaattattttaaaagataaattagaaaaagaattaaacgAAAAGTTCTTAACGTTACAAACtgatatacaaaatgatgCTATTCCCACATGTGTTTGCGAAAAGTCGTTAGCAGATAAAGTGGAAAAAGGATGCTTGAGATGTGGAAGTATATTAGGTGCGGCAATGCCTGAAGTGGGCTCGATAGGTGGAGGTCTTTTATATGCTTTAAATGCCTGGAAACCTAAGGCACTTGAGGCCGCTATTGCAGCAGCTAAGGAACTGGCTATAACTGAGGCTACGAATGCTGGTGTGAAAACTGTTGTCTctgaaattaataaattgcTTGCTAAATTTAAACAacatgaaatattatttgaattgaAACCAATTGTTAATAAATCAAATTTCAGTTGCGGTTCTTCTCTATTTCAAAGAGCTGAGGAACTAGCTAGTAAATCCTGTGTAGCTCAACCAAATGGAAGTTATACTTCTTTTTGTAATACCATATTGAACGGTGAGAAAACTACGTTTAAACCTTTCGCACAAGCTGGTGCTAACACATATGAGAAAACATTGACAACCGAAACACCAGTACTTCAAGCAAGATACACAGCTGCAGTAAAAACTGCATATGGAGGTTACCAGACTGCTATTATTGCTTCCATCGTTGCAATAGTGGTCATAGTTTTAATtatggtgataatatatttaattttacgttatcgtagaaaaaaaaaaatgaaaaaaaaactccaatatataaaattattagaagAATAG